The Gossypium hirsutum isolate 1008001.06 chromosome A13, Gossypium_hirsutum_v2.1, whole genome shotgun sequence nucleotide sequence AGCATAATAACACGACGAGTCTCCTCCTGTTGTACATAAGAGTATGCCTCATGGAGAGAAAGGAACGAAGTTTTGCCAAGAACTTGAACTCGAATCTAATCATACTCAGTATTCAACCTAGCCAAGAAATAAAAAGCGCGCTCCTTTTCCaccatattttgaaattttttgacatCATTGCTACAAGACGCCTGAAAATCTTGATAATAATCAAGTTCTTACCACAACCCActtagtttaaaaaaatattgagaaATCGTTAGCTCCTCTGTTTTGTACCATAGACCTTATTACGAATCTAAAAAATTTGAGCATCATTCCCAACACGAGAATAAGTGAGACCAGCAACATTCCAAATTTTTTCTGCAATATCAAGCAACAAATAGGTTTTAGAAATATTGGGTTGCATAGAGTTGATAAGTCATGCTATAATAAGAGAGTTCGTTGAATCCCACTGACTAAATGTTGAATTAGTGAGTTTAGGTTTCGACGTTGTACCGGTGATGTATCTTTGCAAGCCATGAGCCTTGATAAACAAGTAGGACCTTGACCTAAATTCCGTCAAGCATCACAAGACTAATTTGCAACGAGGGATTATCGGTTAGAATCACGAACTTTCGTCCTTAGACATAATGCTGGAAAAAAAAACAACTAATACCCAAAAAAACTGCTTGGAAAATTAGGGAAAAAAACACCCAAAAAAACACAAAAGAGATACCAACAAAAACTTAGCCAAAAAATGGCACCACTTAGAGGAGAATGACCTAAAGGGAGCAGAGAGCACAGTGACGGTGCCGGAAAAAACATGGCGGCAGTAGGTGAAGGCCATGCGCGGTGCGTGAAACAAAGATGTAAAAGCTTGTGACAGCGTGTGAGGCCCAAGTGCAAGTCTTTTGGTCATTGGATTTTTGGGTTTCGCCAGGGAGTGGATGTCGACTCCAATGGTAGGGGCGGTGAGAGAAAAGATAAGGCTAGGGTGGAAAGTATCAATTTTGTGTTTCTAGGGTTTTTttggaataaaatttaaaatccgaaaaaaatctcaaaaaatcgaataaaaaacTGATACCATGATAAAATTAGAGAGAAATACTCTAATGTATTGAGGAAAATCTGACTCAAAAGTATGTATTTCTTAAAAATATGTACAGGTATATATACATGAACGATTGAAAGAATATCTCTAAATAAAATCCCTAAAAATCAGCTGTATTCTCTAAAGCTATACTATTCAATGCTATCAAATAATCAAAGATTCTCAACAGTATTGCCATGCATAGATTTGATTTCTTATGGTGAACGGTCAATATGGTTAGGCTGCTTATATTTTTCTGATTCTATTTTGTCATTTTTGAACAGTCTTGCGTAAACGTTGCACTTAATTTTGTTTCACCTGAAAGTATTGGTGAATGTATTCGTTTGACGGAAGAATATCGTGTACTTCCCCAAGGCCATAGCGCTAAAGTGGACAAACTGAAGGTATGTGGATGGTTAATTACTAATTAACTTCTGGTATGTTGGTTGAGTTTTGAGATTGATGCACTGTTGAATATACTGTTTCTGcttatgtatatataaaacttatAGCATGTTATTACGCCTGAGTGCTTTATTCTTTTTTATGTTGTTTGTCTGTAAATGCTATCTGAAACAGGTGAGGAGCATGGCTCTACAAGCAATGTGTTGGGCAGTGAATTGTTTGGATCCAACTGCATGGTGAGTTACTTCAAATGCATATTCCTTGTGAATTCTCTAGTATATTGCTACTTTATTAAAGCTGCAATAACTTCTTTTTTCTGCAAAACCCTCGTGATGTGCTGCTGTTTTTTGGGCCTTCGGTTATTTTGTTTTGTAGATTCTATTCTTCTTACTGCTTGTGCCGTAAAATGCATATCCAAATAATCATGTCTTTATGCTGGGGATGTGTTTGGGATTTCTTTCTAGGTTGTTGTCAGAGTAATGTTATCATACATCCGTTAAGTCTTAGTAGACACAGTGTGTTAATTAATTGTTAGATGTTTGAATAGCAATTCTGTAGGTTGTCTTGGTGTAGTATTTAATTggataattacaagaagaagtGGAAAATAGAGATGCAAGGAGAACTTGGTGACTCTTCTCAATTGATTATTTGAATCATTTTGAAAGCTATGCTAGTGGGAATTCCTGAGGGTGCATTACAGTTAGATTCCCTTGCTTTTATGCAGCGATAATGATTGCAAACAACATGCATATGATTTGATGAACTCATCTGtaacataaaatttatatggCTTAACTACAAAATTTGTCTCCAAACTATATTGcttttccttaaattattaatttcgtCTCATTTTACTCAGAAAGTGTATGATGTCCAATAAGAGCATGCCTGTCATATTTTTATTGGCTACTATAATGTTTTGAGGATAAATGAGACTAAATTAATAGTTTAAGTATCAATATAGTTTGAGGGCCAATTTTGCATTTAAGTCTATCTAAATTGCTAAAACCTGAAAATTGTAATCTAAATATTAGTATTGTGCCTTGGTTTCTGCATGGCAAAAGTTTCTTTCCTCTATTGTTCTGTTGACTGAAAGTGTTCAGAGAAGGATCGATTGATGTAAAAAGTTTTCTGTTTATGCTAGTTAATAGTATTGGCTGACCAAGTCTTGTGGCATAaagatttcttttttaattttaaaatttaaaattatgtaaattaactCGTCTTATCCAGGAGttttattgataatttatgtgTATAAATAGATGCTCATTTCAGGAATAAAACACAGCTCGTTTTCATCTTTTTGACAAACTTCTTTAAATAGTGATCCAATACAATTTCATACCATGATCTCAAGATTGAGAGGAATATCGTTGAATTTATTGAGTAATTGAGTTTCTTGTTTAGAAGAAGTATTCAAGGACAAAAGAATATATATTACTGAGTTCTGTGGTTTTATAGCTACCATGATATTTGTGGAAACACTGTATGATTCCATATTGTTTTTGAGTTTGTATTAGATGAGCTTTTCCGAAATTTGATCTAGCAATGCTCATCATGTTAAGCCTTGTTTTGTCCCACATCTAAATATGGAGCTAATTTTATGAGTTTGAATTAAAGGCTTTTATTTGTTTCTCAGCATTAAATTAAACCCTACTTTGTCCAGACCTGAGGGTACTTTTGGTTCAAATGCTGCATGCAAGCATGGTGTTGAGAGTGGATCTGCCTGTAGGAAGCCAGTTAGAGGGCAAGGATTTGATACGGAAGAGTGGGACACTAGAGGTAAAGAATATAAGGTTGTTTCTGATGAAAAGTCTGATTGGTGTGATCATGGTGGCGATTCTTACATTGATGAGGAAGCTGAGGTTGCTCATAATGGAGAAACAGAAGTCCAGTCTGAGGCAGTCATTAGTGACCCTGATGAAGACACAATGGAGAAGGAAGCTGAAATTGAGGTAGATGCCATCAATACTGACAATGACGGACAATTCTTTAGGCCCTTGTTCTAACCCCACAATGGAAGACCCTGACATTGACAAGGAAGATGAGGCTGCTTGCTATCAAGAAGCAGAAGTCCATATCAAGGCAGTTGTTAGGGAGCCTGACAGAGGCACAATGGAGGAGGACGTTGAAATTGAGGTAGTTGTGACGGATGCTGACAATGGCATGGAAGATCCTTACCCCATAGACATCATCGCTCCATCTTATTCAAAGGAGCATGTTGCCTCTCCGGTTCATGCACATGTATGCAGTTCACCAGCAACTTCTACCATGCATCACACAGACTGTAGCACGGTTGATTTCTATGGTTTCAAGGTCTCGGCACACCACAAGCAATACTTGGAAGTCATCTACAACATCGAGGGTCCTTTCTGGAAGAACTGCATCATCCAAAGTCCAGAGTGGATCGCATCCTTGCTGAGGCTGTTCGGCGATGCTTTGGCATTGTCCGATAGACCATGGAGCTCACTATCTCAAGAGATCTAGTACGCATGGTACGGACCATCGAAGACGGAGGGGCAGTAGGGTTCAGTGTTCATTGTTTGGAGCCTCTCATTGAAGAGGCTAGGACCATGATAGCATCGTACGATGACTATTTCAGACTGGTAAGCCAGTATACTAAAGTGAAAGAGGAAATAGAATCAGTCAAGGGCAAGTTGGCATCATTGAGAAATCAAAGGAGAGAGCTGAAAGGAAAGATGCATGCTCATTACAGTGCTGTTGGGCGTACTGCATTCAGCGTTGTTTCTAGAGTTAATTACATACTTGTTGGCTCTCCCATATGAGAAAATGTACATGTTATTTTGTATTGCACAAGTAGTCATAGTTTTATCTAGGTTTAAATATGGTTCAGTACACTTCTAACTTCTTAAATTTAGTTATTGTTAGATTACTTTTTATGAGAGGTGTTTATAAGTTCGCTTGGTCCAATCAACTTAGCCTGCATTATCTAAATTTGggtttatatttttctaattttcatcGAGCTCAATTTTATtggtataaaatataaaaaataattttatatgaatatttatatatttataaaaatgaagaAGCCTTTGGGGCGGGTATGATTTGGAAATTGTTTCGAGGtttcaaataatattaataactACAATTGTGTTGTGAAATGTAATGATCCATTTGTTAAAATAGCaattatatacaaaatttaaaaatatatatgtaaaattaattagttttatatCAATATCTCTCCTCtctctataataaaaaaaataaattaagataatTCAATTTAGATCAGTTTAATATAGATTAAGTCGAttcaagtttcaaaatttttggataTTTTAGTTTGACATAATTTTAGCCTCTACTAAATTTGAGCTTGAATTGTTTTAAGTTTGGATTAGGTTTGAGGTTTGAATTTTTCGAATTAAGTCATTacaaatttaaatcattttaaattcagATTGACTGAACTAATGTTGTTTACTTATTCAATCAAATTAACTTTGAATAGATTTAAggttttattaagaaattttttaatttttattcaagtcttttttaaatttttatttaaaaaatatttaaaatttctcaTTAAGTCTCAAAGATTTTAATTAAGCctcaaaatttattatcaattagACTTGTTTAAGAAAGATTTTAATTAAGCCTCAAAATTTATTATCCATTAGACTTGTTTAAGAGTTGGACTACTCGTCCAATTCCTAAAGTTCATCCAAAACATGAGAAGATCTAGACAAAAGTATGAGGCTCAAGAAATAGGTTTAGACAAAAATTAATCTTGTTTGAAATATGGACTAAGTTTATGCTCTAACAGTCAAGGCCGAcactttattctatttattttatttttatatagggataaatctcaaaactatgcCTAAACTATGGTTTAATGTACAATTATAAACACGAAAtttgattttatgtaattttatatatgaaattttgatatgattcaattcttgtaaattattaacacaattggtatgtttctttctttaaatgtgtatgattaaatcaaaattaaagtttcaaatatacatttgaaTCACAATTAAAGTTTTACATGTATAACTGCACCAAATTAACATTCATGTATATGATTGCACATTAAattaagttcatgtataattttaagatttattcctTCTATATActatgtaaattaaattaaattaaattaaatatataataatataacataaatattaaaagatatgTTAAACTGTCcatgtttaaaatttaactcaataaaaatttgaattaataaatattaaattaaaataatataattaaaataactaaacatAATAATATAGATGAAATTAAAACATTTGAGTTAACTATtgacaaatataaataaattaacataaaatttaaaatttatatttcaaatcgaaactaaatttaagtaaatataaaatatcgtAATAGATAAATTCAAGCATGTCACTATTAGTAATCATGATGAAACTTGGGAGCAGTTTGATGGGTAAGGCTAAAAGGGCATGTGAGAAACTGAGCACCCCCTAAAATGAGGGGCTGCTAAGTGCTAAAGATAGTGGACCTAAAACCGCTTCTGCCATCGCCCTTCCCATTTCTGGTCATCTCTCCCCATCTTCTCCTTTCGTTTCTTTTCTTCAGTCTCCAATGCTGACCTTCACTCATATGGTCTTCGCTCTTTTACCACTATTACATttcaattatatatgtatacatgcattAAAACGAAGACAATGACCCCCCCCCCCACTTTCCACTTCAGCTTCAGCTTCAGCTTCAACTCTCTTAGCCGATTACGATTTTAACCCATTAGAGAGTAGAGAGAAACATAGTTTGAGAGAGTAGTCACGCGCTTAAGCTTTTCAATTTTATATATGTTAAACATGGTTAATCGAGTTAAGATTCATCGTCAGAAAGAAGTTTAGTTAAGATTTTGTAATATTTGAGGATTTGGATTATCTATCTATCGAATTAATTTTGGGTTGTTTATTTCTATATATGGCCATTAATTGTGGGTTTAGATAATATTAGTGTCATTTTAGGTTTAAGTCATTCCGGATTTGAGTCAAATTAGTTTTGATTCAACTTAATTTAGGTCAAGTTagttcagattttaaaattttcgagtTATTTCAAATCTAAATCACTTTGAGTtcaaattaattctaaattttaagtcattttttaTCTAAACCATTTTGAGGTTTGAGTTTGTCCATCAAATTTTCTGAATCAGATTATCTTCAATTgaatatgtataaattttttaCTTTCTAAAATTAACCTAGAATCGAATATAAGtatgaattaatcaaattaatattttttaagtaaaatagtAATGAAATTGATATTTAGAATATAATCAAAATGGCCTAATATATATTTATCGTAATCAATCATGATAACATTTATTACGTTTGGAATTACGATAAATGGAGATGGGATGTGTAATGGCAATTTAAATCAGTGACGTTGAGTAGGGATGAAAATGGTAGACAAACTTTGGGGGACCAAAAGGATAGCCATAGAGCATCCAGTTTTGGAAAACCTAATGCGTATGGTCTGTCTAGGGCTTgtttctaaaactagactcacacaAATGCTTGATTAATTAAActataacataataaaaattaaacatgcatGGTAAATACATGTCCATGCATTCTCAggattttatttttggaaataagtAAACTATATTTTAACTAGGGTTAAattatgggtttttttttgttgttgaattACAAAAGAAGGGTAAAGTTTTAATAGCAACGCGACTAGCGCAACTCAAATCTAAATTGCACTTGAGACGATGAACACCTTGACCATCAAGCCAACACACAGGGTTCGGTTAAGTTATggttttgatttctttttattacattaaaaagataattattttaatCTCAGTAGAGTAAAATCAAATTGACAAGTTGGTTTAAGATAATATTCcatgtttaaatttgatatttaatctctacattttaataatttgatctctttaattttataatatcattaattaactcatttaattaacAGTTAAAATGCTGAGTTGAAACTTTCTTCTTAAAAACACTTCTTTCaacacacaaaaaaataaaatacatgataacATGATGAATTAATAGAGAGATTGtattactatttaaattaattaataatattataaaaaataaagaattaaattatgttaaatttctttgatggtgataataatatatataattaatccaaacttaattaaattgattCATTAAACTTTATTTGAAGAAAAAGGGAATTAAGTATGTTTAAAATTCGAATATGATCATGTATATTACTCAACCTCATTTAGGATAAGATTGAGGAAGAAAAATTGAGAAATCGAATCCAAATTAAAATGTTTGGATGgtttaagaaatatatatttaaaaactatgGTTATTTAAattgaagttaatttttttatttaatttttaattattttttgttatgtaaaaatattttatatttaaaatagtggaaataaattaattttttatataatatatattataaaaatactatataaaagacttgaaactttaataaaataatatctaaaaaaattaaacaaaattcattttttcaaaataaattcttaaataaaaaataaaaaatcaatgaaAAAAATCGAGAACCAAATCAaattataattctaaaaaaaaaaaatcaaacccaGCTCATTTCACCCTAAATTAGgatgtggttttttttttttgaaaaaatctttaccaaaaaggaaaaaaaaaagaaattgcttTCTGATCAACTCCAAAGTAATGACTTGTGTGTATGTAGTTGGTGCTAGATCAATATCTGGTGGGAAGTAAAATTAAAAAGAGGCCTCATTGCTTTAAAGCACCTACCATATGAAAAAGCAAAAGTTTGGTTTTTCACCACACTGGCTTTTGATCAGATTTCATGTGTTGAATACTTGCTGTATTACCATTTTTAgctgtaaaaaataaaataaaataggctTTCAGTCCCTCTATTTGGACAAAATGTAAcaatattatcatatatattcaCTGAGTTCATGATAATTTACTGCTTAAGCTGGTATGATTGCATGagtgtattgatgataaaatttgATGGTAATACTAACAATGTCAAAGATTGGTTAGGATTTTATTTATTGCTTAAGGGTCCAACTCGACTCGACTCTAAATTTAGTCAAAACCCGGTGTAACTTAAATACTTTTACATCTCAAGGTTTAGACGTAAAAGAATCACCAATTttcacatttacattttttacctcaaataattttctttcaAGGTGGTGGTGATGCTGAATGACCATAGCATGAACTATACATATAGGTCTTAGTCATGGGATTGTTACAGTTTGTCGTTTCCGAATAGGGGGGTGATTAGGGTTTTTGGGGTTTGAAAAtaattcttttccttttcctaGATAGCCAGAGTTTTGCAAATTGTagcaaagaaaaaggaaatactGGAAATGGTAAAATTCAGGTAGCTTGGCAGAAGAGATCAGAAGAGTGGTTAAGGGTCACAGCACCCTTTTGCCTATGTTTCCGCATAAGACAATTAAAGGAATACTTATTGCTATTGAATTGCTGATAATGCCACTCCTCCTCCTTGGCCAGGCCAAAATCCAAGATTTTCAAGCCTTTGTTAATGGATGTGGTGATTATCCATTAAAACTAATGAAACCCTCCCTCCCTTGCTCTCCTTTAAACCCTAACATTGATTTCAATCAGAGAATTTGAGGATTTTTATGTTGGAATTTATTTCAAGTTCGGATTATTTGAGTTTGAGGTTAGATCTTTCATGTTTAAGCTACTTAGGTTATAGTAAATTTTGAGTTCAAGTAGATTCGAATTCGAATTGAACGAGTTTGAGTTGTTGGTTTTTTATGGTGAAATCAGTTGAGTcgaatttagggtttaggttggATTTTTGGTTCGAATAATTTGTATTTGAGGCTTGTGTTTTTCTAATAAAATCATTTCGAATTTTAGTCACTTtaagtttggatcattttgagcTGCTTGTTCGagttatttcaaattaaattcgAATTTATTCATATTTACATTGGACAGGTTTAAACTGTTGACTTTTTATGCTCTAatcaagttgagtccaatttgggtTCGATAAAGATTGACAGGTTTAATTTCAAAATGCGCAAGGCGAGAGCATTAAGGGTAGATAAAAACCTCAacccaaaatgataaatttatgattaattttcactaaaaattataatttctaaagtaataaaataataaaaattgcattttgagtctaaatttaaaattcattccTATCCTAAAATTTTTAACTCTGCATAACACAAATCATTAACCtataaacatttatataattaaattgttaagAAAACTATGatataaatatacttattaaaaattaacataattttagttgaaataaaaaaaaaatagcttGAGGATAATTTGGAGAACGTGGGTGGGTTATAGAATAAATTCCTCGTTGCTATACGCTTTGACCAAAAAAGGAGCAAAGAGGAGTTTTTAGAAGCAAAGGAATAGGTAAACTCACAgtcatctttttcttcctttcttcccTTCCTGTTTTTATGAACTATAAAACTTGTTATTTTAGGGTTGCAGATAgtttttaatttccattttatcATCACATTTCTTTCTGTGTCCACTTTGTCCCTTATTTCACTTCTTTATTAGCCTCACctcctttcctttcttcttcattttcccttttttttttgtgtgtgtgtgtgtgtgggtTTTTTGGAAGTGAATTAAAAGAGAACATAGTTCCCTGATTTTGTCTTTTCCTTAACTAGAGAAGATTCATAGACAcacaaagaaattttttttcgaaGGTGGTGTTTTTGCTTAATATGGGACGTGGAAAGATAGCCATCAAGAGGATCGAGAACCAAACGACACGGCAAGTCACCTTTTCGAAGCGCCGAGCTGGGCTTTTGAAGAAGACTCATGAGCTCTCCGTTCTCTGCGATGCTCAAATTGGCCTCATCATCTTCTCTAGCACCGGCAAGATGTGCCAGTATTGCACTCAACCTTATAGGTTTCTCTCTCCCCCAcgcccttttttcttttcttcatttcatcattcatacatatggcCTAAAAATGCGTGAAAAtttggttgttgttgatagaccaCGATTGGGTTGGTTCTGGTTTTACTCCTCCATGTCCCAATAATTCTGATAACATAGCTACCTAGGGTTTCTTCTATGGTCATAACTCCCaagtcaattttgattttttgttgTGTGTAACGGATGGTCAAGATTTTAGGTTCATTAAATTTCCTaatgatttctaatattatatatgtaattttttttaatattaatcttgttattatatttgttctttttgataaAATGTTTAGAGCTATTCATGGCCCTTttccaataaataaataagataataatatatTTCAGCGCATTCAAACTCATGATTTCTTACAATATTGTCAGTATCAATCTAGCTAAAATTTAATCggttatatatatgtaattaatttGCATAATCAGTTGACTAGTGTCTTATGTCTGTTATAATCATGGGGGGTTTCAAGTCCCTGGGCAAAAAGTACTATGCAAATGCATACATTTCTATGGTTTTGAGTGAATTATAGATATCTATATGTTTATGATACAAGTATTATTCTGATATATTCTAACCTTAATATTTGTAACTCTCTTCCCAAACTAAATCTGAAAGAGCCTctcttttatatgaaaaaaaaatctattttttatccGAAATTGCAGTTtcacatgatattataaagattCAAGCTCTTACCCTTTTCttttatggtttatatatatatatgtatattatatgcaGAATGGAGCAAATCATTGAAAGGTACCAGAAGGTCACTGGGACTCGCATTCCTGAGCATGACAATCGGGTAAGATTcattgattaattatttttttggggtacaaattgattaattatttagGAACTTTTCAATTAATCATCTTTCTCAATTTGATCACTAGATTTGGATTACGTTTAATTGTGCCCAtcagactaaattgagaaaagctGTCAAGTTTCAGGACTATAATGTGAAAAAAATAGTTCATggactaaaataataatgttacAAAATTCAAGGACTAAATGCTACTTAATCTCAATTATTTAACATTCATTACTTGGAAACTTTTCAAGTCTTACCCTTTGATTTTATATGTATGTGTAAGTAGGAACATTTGTACAATGAATTGGCAGTGTTGAGGAAAGAAACCCGTCGTCTTCAACTAAGCATGAGACGCTACACCGGTGAggacatgagctctataccctaCGAGGAGCTCGATCAACTCGAACAAGAACTCGAACGCTCCGTCAACAAGGTCCGAGAGCGAAAGGTACCGTTtgaaaattctaagtttaattcaTTTGGTTCTTACAATCGCTTCTAAAAATTTGAGATCTAGATATAAATTGGCTTGAAAATTTGGCAGAATGAGCTCTTGCAGCAACAGCTTGATAATCTACGTAGAAAGGTGATATGCCAATTATAAAGcccttcaaaatttcaccatATGTGTAGGTTTAATTATGCTCTCAGTCCTTGTACTCTTAGAACTTTTGAAATTTTGTCTCTTTGCTTTTACTTCTGATAATTTAGTCCTCCTATTTGTCTGGtttaaaaatcaagtccaattgataaaactattaaattgatttctattaaatttgaatatgtacTATTAATTGGGATTCAATTTTTAAAACCAAACCTTTGAATATGAGAATGTCACAGTTCATTATCAGAATTATTAATtacactttaatttttaaatcaaacaaaCAGAGAAACTAAATTTCAAAGATACAAAGACTACAAGGACTGGTGACATAATTAAACCGCTCAGATGCATGTACTAAATTATCA carries:
- the LOC107894052 gene encoding protein TRANSPARENT TESTA 16-like; this translates as MGRGKIAIKRIENQTTRQVTFSKRRAGLLKKTHELSVLCDAQIGLIIFSSTGKMCQYCTQPYRMEQIIERYQKVTGTRIPEHDNREHLYNELAVLRKETRRLQLSMRRYTGEDMSSIPYEELDQLEQELERSVNKVRERKNELLQQQLDNLRRKERMLEEENNNMYRWIQEHRAAIEYQQHGGLEAKPVEHHQQVLDEFPFYGEPSSVLQLATIPQQFSYQLQLAQPNLQDSNV
- the LOC107894052 gene encoding protein TRANSPARENT TESTA 16-like isoform X3, with product MGRGKIAIKRIENQTTRQVTFSKRRAGLLKKTHELSVLCDAQIGLIIFSSTGKMCQYCTQPYRMEQIIERYQKVTGTRIPEHDNREHLYNELAVLRKETRRLQLSMRRYTGEDMSSIPYEELDQLEQELERSVNKVRERKIQEHRAAIEYQQHGGLEAKPVEHHQQVLDEFPFYGEPSSVLQLATIPQQFSYQLQLAQPNLQDSNV
- the LOC107894052 gene encoding protein TRANSPARENT TESTA 16-like isoform X2 — translated: MGRGKIAIKRIENQTTRQVTFSKRRAGLLKKTHELSVLCDAQIGLIIFSSTGKMCQYCTQPYRMEQIIERYQKVTGTRIPEHDNREHLYNELAVLRKETRRLQLSMRRYTGEDMSSIPYEELDQLEQELERSVNKVRERKERMLEEENNNMYRWIQEHRAAIEYQQHGGLEAKPVEHHQQVLDEFPFYGEPSSVLQLATIPQQFSYQLQLAQPNLQDSNV